DNA from Cyprinus carpio isolate SPL01 chromosome B3, ASM1834038v1, whole genome shotgun sequence:
CATCCACATGAGGCTAAATGcatgtgaaatatgaaatatattgctgcatttggatatattttttgaatgtaaaaatgcttataaagcactaacttgataaaaataaactgtttaataaacagaacaataattaaatcgttaatataaaactaaaaagtataatTGTATTAGTTGTTttctcaaatgtaattttttaaccTGAAAATGTGTCAGCTGGAACAGggatttacataaataaataaaatatttattacattgttaaaaacattacaatagtaTTTTCATGCTTGGATTAGCCatgtttttaagttatatttattaaaaccaagtataaatataatgtttagcattttacatttattccaaaatattagtttattaagAACGAGGTAACAGTTTTCAgattttgtgcatattttatctgtaaaattGTCACATAATCTTTCATTAAAGCTCGGTGTACACTGCAAGTGTCATGATGATCACGGAGACACAGGTGTAGCTACCTTTAATTTCACCTTGTGTAATGCCCACTAAAACCGCCTCGGATCATTATCAACAAGTCATTTAAGGTTTGAAGAACATACTGGTCTTATTATAGAACAGACATTTATATTCAGATCACAATAGCATGTAAATCTGACAATATGTGCGATCATTACCATGACTTTTTCAAGGTGAGTGCTGCTGTCTTTACGCCTCACTGTCTTAATAGTGTTAATGGGAGATGATCATAATACAATAGAAGTCACATGAAGCTTGGGCCTCCATTAGACAGCTGACATTTAAATAGGATTATGCAGTCATGTTATAGAATATAATGACCTGTTGCTCTTTCTTCTTCCTTCCATCACAGAAAAGGCGCCGCCATATGACCCCAACATCACTGAACCCAATACTAGAGCTGAGCTGATGAAATGTACGCAAGAACATTAAAAGAATTGTcttgttttaatgctttttatatagttctatattacaattgaaaatgcCCTTGACCTCTGAAATGTTATTTCTCTCTCAGACTGGATAAATCTCTCTCTGGATGACAGAACTGCTCAGAAAATGTTGTGGCTCTCAGAAGGTGGAGCCAAAGTGTCACGCATGTCAGAGGAAGTGTGTCCTGTTCTAGACAGGCCAGAGAGATATGAACATTCACCACAGGTATGTAAGCGAGTCTCTCAATCTGTCTCTACTTCTTTTGTTCTGTCGTGTGATTTATAAAAATCCATTTCTGAGCAGGTCATGTAAATCTTCCATTACTCTTCTTATGTACGTTTTTAAAGCTTAgtcatgcaaacatttttttgcatttactcatcctcatgtctttccaaagaTTTTTAGTCTAcagaacaaaaattaattaaaataatttataattctcATAATTTTGTTCTTTGGTTGAAAGTTTTTACAtcagttttataataattaacattttcaagCTTCACAAACTGCATAAAGAAATCATAAAAGATAATCTATATGAGTGAATCCAAGTTTTCTCAAGAGGCACTATTGTTTTATATGATGGAAAGATTTGATTTAGGCATTTATTCACACAAAAGCACAGATTAAATAAGCATGAAAGTcataattattgtcattattgagacaaaaaaaatcagtgttatgACATtctaaattagaataataagactaaaagtcataattatgacaaaaaaagtcaatttggatctcatgattattattatttcattgtttcattgttGTCACAATAACTTCTATCTCATGATTTTTGCTTTCTATCTCATAACTTAACctcacaatttcaactttttgtgatgttttttaaaagatcatttttactttttgtgtcataattatgactttctcATAATTTCAACCTTTTGTGTCATACATACACATCTcacatttttgtcataattacgCTCATCTCATATTTTTCAGCATGATATTTGTATGTGGCGTGAATGGGCTTTCGTAGTTCTATGTATATGATTGTATTGCTTCATGACAAAATCATTAGTCTAATATTTCAATGAACCCATTGATAtggttcacaaaaccagtctgaatgattcattcacttgTTGAATgaagttgaatgaatgaatgaacaatgcatttatatagtgctttattatGTATTGGTGTACACCCAAAGCGAAACAAAGTTCAACTCAAAAGGACAGCTATGCAGGTTTgaagtgacatgagggtgagtaaatgacagaatttaatgcGTATAAGACTGTTATGTCAACATGTAGTAACCATGCAACTGCTGCAAGGGTAACTTTTACAATATCCTCCTGGGTGCTGTGTAAGGAGGGTCTTCTGGGAAGTCGTGGGTACTGGGAGGTGGACTGCGAGGGCTGGGTGGTGATTGGGGCGGCGTGTGAAAGCGCAGGGCGGAAAGCTAAGGATGGCCAGTGTGGGCTGGGAGAGAATGACCTGTCATGGGGTGTGGGATGGGCCGGATCCTGCTACCACGTCTGGCACAATGGAGAGAACATCGAATTCCAGGCTCCCCTCTGTCCCACCATCGGCATCTACGCTGACCAGCCAGCTGGCATCATCAAGTTTTTCCTAGTCGAAGATGGACAGAACGGCTCCAAGGAGGTCAGACTGATTCATCGGTTTGCAACCAGTTTCAAGGAGAAGCTCTTCCCTGGTTTCTGGGTGGGCAGGAACTCCTTCTGCTGGATCCGAAAGAAGGATCAGTAGAGGGTGAATAATGAAGAGAAGGAGGGGTTGGAAGG
Protein-coding regions in this window:
- the LOC109089921 gene encoding tripartite motif-containing protein 16-like protein; translation: MPSSTPSTNGIMPEVKKAGRKGSRAEANPAEKAPPYDPNITEPNTRAELMKYWINLSLDDRTAQKMLWLSEGGAKVSRMSEEVCPVLDRPERYEHSPQVLCKEGLLGSRGYWEVDCEGWVVIGAACESAGRKAKDGQCGLGENDLSWGVGWAGSCYHVWHNGENIEFQAPLCPTIGIYADQPAGIIKFFLVEDGQNGSKEVRLIHRFATSFKEKLFPGFWVGRNSFCWIRKKDQ